A single window of Lacerta agilis isolate rLacAgi1 chromosome 12, rLacAgi1.pri, whole genome shotgun sequence DNA harbors:
- the MRPL3 gene encoding 39S ribosomal protein L3, mitochondrial: protein MSRAGLLCRLGSRLLASGAGIRSGGLWCVTARHITDNSTWWDEHLSKENFEFLKKHTAEEFKAQTASKLCPLKDEPWPLHPWEPGSKRVGLIALKLGMMQLWTKKGEKVPVTLLQVRDCHVLKHIPKEEMDGKDPFLLVGGKNVSQFHKGSTMMELCRTVGIPPKEKISTFRVSENALIKPGTPLYAAHFRPGQYVDVTAKTIGKGFQGVMKRWGFKGQPASHGQTKTHRRPGAISNSKVARVFKGKKMPGKMGNVFRTTVGLKVWRISVKHNIIYVHGCVPGHRNCLVKVKDSALPVYKDDCKNSPFPTYFADGEEQLPDELFDEEIFQFTEPSITFT, encoded by the exons ATGTCGCGCGCGGGGCTGCTGTGTCGGTTGGGCTCGCGGCTGCTGGCTTCGGGAGCAGGGATTCGGAGCGG TGGTCTGTGGTGTGTCACAGCTAGGCATATTACTGACAATTCCACGTGGTGGGATGAGCACCTTTCAAAAGAGAATTTCGagttccttaagaagcatacagcGGAAGAATTCAAAGCTCAAACAGCCAGTAAACTCTGTCCACTAAAAGATGAACCCTGGCCTTTGCATCCATGGGAGCCAG GTTCTAAAAGAGTTGGACTTATTGCATTAAAGTTGGGGATGATGCAATTGTGGACCAAGAAAGGTGAAAAAGTGCCTGTCACATTACTTCAG GTTAGAGACTGCCATGTATTAAAACATATACCGAAGGAAGAAATGGATGGAAAAGATCCCTTTTTGCTTGTTGGAGGGAAAAATGTTTCGCAGTTTCAT AAAGGGAGCACTATGATGGAGTTGTGCAGAACCGTTGGCATACCGCCAAAGGAGAAGATTTCAACATTTAGAGTGTCGGAAAATGCCCTCATTAAGCCAG GTACTCCCCTGTATGCTGCTCACTTCCGTCCTGGACAATATGTGGATGTCACTGCAAAAAC AATTGGCAAAGGCTTCCAAGGAGTCATGAAAAGATGGGGTTTTAAAGGCCAGCCTGCTTCCCATGGCCAGACTAAAACACACAGACGACCTGGAGCCATTTCCAATAGC AAGGTTGCAAGGGTTTTCAAGGGAAAGAAAatgccagggaagatgggaaacGTCTTCAGAACAACGGTGGGACTAAAG GTGTGGCGAATCAGCGTGAAACACAACATCATTTATGTACACGGTTGTGTTCCAGGTCATAGAAACTGTTTAGTAAAG GTCAAGGATTCGGCTTTACCAGTTTACAAAGATGACTGCAAGAATTCACCATTCCCAACTTATTTCGCTGATGGCGAAGAGCAGCTGCCTGATGAGTTGTTTGATGAGGAAATTTTTCAATTCACTGAGCCCTCCATAACATTCACTTAA